Genomic window (Chryseobacterium bernardetii):
CCCGGTGCAGCAACCTGTACCTCATATGCATCTCCATTCTCTTTTATGTTAACAGACGGCACTGTTGTACTGGTAGATGAGTAATTGTTATGGCCCCAGTTAAAAAGTTCACGTCCAAAAAAATCATCAAAGATGTTTGAAAAGCCTAAGTTGCTGTTTCCGTTTCTTCTTATTAGATTATTCATAGTAATCTCCTTTTAAATAAGTTTAACAATCATTTAATAACACGTCAGCTGGCCAGCTGTATATAAAATTCATCAAAAAAAATACCACCTCCCAAAATGTGAAATTTTTTCCGCATTGCTGTCAAATTTTCAGTTTCCACTGACAAAAATACAATTTAACAATCTGGATTACAACCATTTAAACCTATAACCTCTCTGATTGCAGGTTTTTTTTACGGAATTTCAGAAAGCTCCCACATCCAATCCAGACCGTAGATAAAAGAAGTGATAAACAGGTAATACCCAGTCCGGCTTTATAAAGATCGAATCCAACCATACCGGTTTTGTAAGCAATCGAAAGGGCCAGAATTCCGAACTCACCGGTCTGAGACAGTAGAGCACCGCCATAAAAGCTGTCTTGCCATTTGAAATTCAGAATCCTGAAGAAAACAGCCGACATTATGCTGTTGCTTACCAGTACTACTAAAGAACCTGTAATGATAAGCTTAAAATTAGATAAAAGATAAACCAGATCTAATCGTAAACCGATGGATACAAAAAAAAGCGAGACAAAGAAAACCTTGAAAGGCATCAGCGAATGTTCCAGCCAATGAAAAGCCCTGATTTTACCTACCAATACCCCGGCCATAAAACTGCCCAGTGCGGCACTCAAACCAACAAATTCTGCAAAAAGGCCAAAGCCAAGACAAATGAAAAGGCCAGAGAAAACCTGAAGATCATGATCGTTTTCGAGGAAGGTGTTTGAAAATCTGATTTCCCTAATATGTCTGATTTTTCTGAA
Coding sequences:
- a CDS encoding cation:proton antiporter translates to MTILGLMFLLKKLNQPYLIAYIIAGVLLGPYALKVFNKSEEIEVIGEIGILLLMFFIGMEINIPNKKSLIIKPILAQSMKIFLSFMFAFLLGEILKLDFKSILLIAILFTFNSTAVVVEFMKKHGTLHTAFGTIILNILLLQDLLLAPVLTVLKFWNGEMFSVSSFVLPLAVCLGIFLIFRKIRHIREIRFSNTFLENDHDLQVFSGLFICLGFGLFAEFVGLSAALGSFMAGVLVGKIRAFHWLEHSLMPFKVFFVSLFFVSIGLRLDLVYLLSNFKLIITGSLVVLVSNSIMSAVFFRILNFKWQDSFYGGALLSQTGEFGILALSIAYKTGMVGFDLYKAGLGITCLSLLLSTVWIGCGSFLKFRKKNLQSERL